A region of Spodoptera frugiperda isolate SF20-4 chromosome 26, AGI-APGP_CSIRO_Sfru_2.0, whole genome shotgun sequence DNA encodes the following proteins:
- the LOC118264306 gene encoding protein yellow: protein MLALVLLAAVALAAAQNDTLPRPPAPRREQFRVIYEWNAIDFEWKSPEDREVYLNTSRYIPQNVLISGINFYQDDLFLTMPRMLDGVPATLATIPVAPTDTAPKLRPFPSWSQNAVGDCNALQFVQNIEIDKNGLMWILDNGRVGTLTQNPDAKCPPSLVLIDLKSGKNEMERIPFPADTVNPNTTYLNDLVVDNRNGDYAYITDNSAVDPGIIVFRRSDKKSWKVRDSLSMSSVSEATFFRINGTSVNLPVNIDGIALGPQYRNEEGKVDRKVYYCPLSSYHLYAINASVLQNESLGQQGNGALRPYVVDLGSKASQTDGMKMDSTGVLFYGLIGNSTIAEWNTTVDFRVGQRTIARDPNYIQWVDRFTFDNKGNVYVVINRLYNFVKNQVSVNEVNYRILKSHTGSKSYVFSEDLTDPTSPAGPQSAAAAPALASSLLLLALAQLLA from the coding sequence ATGTTAGCACTGGTGCTCCTCGCCGCCGTCGCACTCGCGGCCGCGCAAAACGATACATTGCCGCGACCGCCCGCGCCTAGACGCGAACAGTTTCGAGTTATATACGAATGGAACGCTATCGATTTCGAATGGAAATCCCCGGAAGACCGCGAGGTTTACCTCAATACAAGCCGATACATCCCCCAAAACGTCCTAATCTCTGGCATAAACTTCTACCAAGACGACTTGTTCCTGACTATGCCGAGGATGCTGGACGGAGTTCCAGCGACACTGGCGACAATTCCCGTGGCCCCAACTGACACGGCACCCAAGTTGCGCCCGTTTCCTAGCTGGAGCCAGAATGCTGTCGGAGATTGCAACGCGTTGCAGTTTGTTCAAAACAtagaaattgataaaaatgGCCTTATGTGGATATTGGACAACGGACGTGTGGGTACCCTCACTCAGAACCCAGACGCTAAGTGTCCTCCGTCGCTGGTGCTAATAGACCTCAAGAGTGGCAAAAATGAAATGGAACGCATTCCCTTCCCAGCAGACACGGTGAACCCTAACACTACTTATTTGAATGACCTTGTTGTGGACAATAGGAACGGTGATTATGCGTACATTACGGACAACAGTGCTGTAGATCCTGGAATCATAGTTTTCCGCCGCAGTGACAAAAAATCGTGGAAAGTTCGCGACAGTCTGTCAATGTCTTCAGTCTCTGAAGCTACATTTTTCCGCATCAATGGCACCTCAGTCAACTTACCAGTAAACATCGATGGAATTGCCCTGGGACCGCAATATCGTAATGAAGAGGGCAAAGTCGACAGAAAAGTATATTACTGTCCCTTGTCAAGTTATCACCTGTACGCTATAAACGCTTCCGTGCTGCAAAACGAATCTCTAGGTCAGCAAGGTAATGGTGCGCTGCGTCCCTACGTCGTCGACCTCGGCAGCAAAGCCTCGCAGACCGACGGCATGAAGATGGATTCAACTGGTGTCTTATTCTACGGCTTGATTGGAAACTCGACTATTGCGGAATGGAATACGACCGTCGACTtccgtgtcggccaacggaccATCGCTCGCGATCCCAACTACATACAGTGGGTGGACCGATTCACATTCGATAATAAAGGAAACGTTTATGTGGTCATAAATAGGCTGTACAACTTCGTGAAAAATCAGGTGTCTGTGAATGAAGTTAACTACAGGATTTTGAAATCACACACTGGATCGAAGAGCTACGTGTTCAGTGAAGACCTGACGGACCCGACGTCGCCGGCGGGCCCGCAGAGCGCGGCGGCCGCCCCGGCGCTGGCCAGCTCGCTGCTGCTGCTGGCGCTGGCGCAGCTGCTGGCCTAG